One window from the genome of Diorhabda sublineata isolate icDioSubl1.1 chromosome 10, icDioSubl1.1, whole genome shotgun sequence encodes:
- the LOC130449867 gene encoding sodium channel protein Nach-like, whose translation MTIIREYRQKRSRNRKNIFLDQARLFCENSTLHGVKYVAESDRSYAERFMWVIWITAGLVTTIIIIVNLWEKFQTNPTITGLDTDFHNWDVAFPAITICQNNPANDERINDIININQNSSDQKDFYTKLAKLSLYNWKYFTELYPTQNFVDNDTNMRQLAYNISNKCEDIFDTCHWKSTTYNCCDIFYPVFTENGFCYTFNSKHYDRNLVTSENRTFIKRYIQQTDLNWSIRFTVKSLQSFFSIYILNSDEIIGIDSKQQHIWDFRIDTILFSVKQTYTTLDTSQLNIKQRHCAFSNEVRIKIDDTYSYTACTTECRMNNAMKFCSCIPFFYTIVDAGYRHCRFDELNCISKYLDEIENIDKCKCHLGCLHTVYEIEKLDMLKSNEEESATLESKFVSWPMVRYKREVLFGWVDLLVSFGGIAGLFLGFSLLSAVELIYYFTLRFYCMARMKRKYKNVGNSPVRVMKKFKELSNYTIEIQKFSITSIIMKIEAFSSKKVCFILYFLKIFFRTL comes from the exons ATGACTATAATTCGTGAATATCGGCAAAAAAGATCgcgaaatagaaaaaatatatttctagatCAAGCCAGATTATTTTGCGAAAATTCCACTTTACATGGCGTTAAATATGTCGCAGAAAGCGATAGAAGTTACGCAGAGAG GTTTATGTGGGTTATATGGATAACTGCTGGATTGGTTACtactattataattattgttaatctATGGGAGAAATTCCAAACGAATCCAACAATAACTGGATTAGATACAGATTTTCACAATTGGGATGTCGCCTTTCCCGCTATTACGATTTGTCAAAATAACCCAGCAAACGACGAAAGGATAAatgatattattaatatcaatcaGAACAG TTCAGATCAGAAAGATTTTTATACAAAGCTGGCAAAGTTATCCCTATacaattggaaatatttcacaGAGCTCTATCCCACgcaaaattttgttgataatgaCACAAATATGAGACAACTTGCCTACAAT atttctAACAAATGTGAAGATATATTTGATACTTGCCATTGGAAATCAACCACGTATAATTGTTGCGATATATTTTATCCGGTTTTTACGGAAAATGGTTTTTGTTACACATTCAACTCGAAACATTACGATAGAAATCTCGTaac GTCTGAAAACAGAACATTTATCAAACGTTACATTCAACAAACAGATTTAAACTGGTCGATAAGATTCACAGTTAAATCTTTGCAATCGTTTTTTTCT ATCTATATATTAAATTCCGATGAAATAATTGGTATCGATTCCAAACAGCAACACATATGGGATTTCCGTAtagatacaattttattttccgTAAAACAAACTTACACAACATTGGATACGTCTCaattgaatataaaacaaaGGCACTGCGCTTTCTCAAACGAAGTTAGAATAAAG ATAGATGATACTTATTCTTACACTGCTTGTACAACAGAATGTCGCATGAATAACGCAATGAAATTCTGTTCTTGTATTCCATTCTTTTACACTATTGTAGACGCGGGCTACAGACATTGCAGATTCGATGAACTTAATTGTATAAGTAAATATTTAGATGAAATTGAGAACATAGATAAATGTAAATGTCACTTAGGTTGTTTACATACGGTTTACGAAATAGAAAAACTAGATATGTtaaa gtcaaatgaagaagaaagtgCAACACTGGAAAGTAAGTTTGTATCGTGGCCAATGGTAAGGTATAAAAGAGAAGTATTATTTGGTTGGGTTGATCTGTTGG TTTCATTTGGTGGCATAGCCGGATTATTTTTAGGATTCAGTCTCTTATCCGCGGTAGaattaatttactattttacaTTGAGATTTTACTGCATGGCTCGAATGAAACGTAAATATAAAAACGTGGGAAACAGTCCAGTAAGAgtcatgaaaaaattcaaagag ttgtcAAACTATACgatagaaattcaaaaattttccattacatcaattattatgaaaattgaagcattttcttcgaaaaaagtttgttttatcttatatttcttgaaaatattttttagaacttTGTAG
- the LOC130449868 gene encoding TLC domain-containing protein 5-like, whose translation MLEDELIKNGHINFESPLMVIVNTLLWRFAYIIVVFLLPKKSPEYWSRIITFVHDLVAAFVGINQCFVTDSPFEHPEWRTNYVQSVLLSFSAGYFVHDLIWMIQYDHDKLMMAHHTYSAIALMRMLFKGYSGAQATCSLGSMEITNPVLQMRWFIRAEGMYPSILFTSVETTFVIVFVTVRIILGSFILKTIMMQPKNDWDFIIMSIVIYILSWLFLINIFKYLLVK comes from the coding sequence ATGCTCGAAGATGAGCTCATCAAAAACGGACATATTAATTTCGAATCTCCATTAATGGTAATAGTAAATACTCTTTTATGGCGTTTCGCATACATAATTGTAGTATTTTTACTTCCTAAGAAAAGCCCCGAATATTGGTCAAGAATAATAACGTTTGTCCATGATCTAGTAGCAGCTTTCGTCGGTATTAACCAATGCTTTGTGACGGACTCTCCATTCGAACACCCAGAATGGCGTACAAATTACGTCCAATCGGTATTATTATCGTTTAGCGCGGGCTACTTCGTACACGATTTAATTTGGATGATACAATACGATCACGACAAATTAATGATGGCGCATCATACCTACAGCGCCATAGCTTTGATGAGAATGTTGTTTAAAGGTTATTCGGGTGCACAAGCCACGTGTTCTTTGGGAAGCATGGAAATAACCAATCCCGTTCTCCAGATGAGGTGGTTTATAAGAGCGGAAGGGATGTACCCTTCGATATTATTTACCTCGGTCGAAACAACGTTTGTTATTGTGTTCGTAACGGTCAGGATTATTTTAGGgagttttatattgaaaactatAATGATGCAACCGAAAAACGATTGGGATTTTATAATAATGTCGATCGTCATCTATATTTTATCTTGgttgtttttgataaatattttcaaatatttacttgtcaaa
- the LOC130449782 gene encoding uncharacterized protein LOC130449782, translating into MPNYSELYSLPSVSALSLPHYGSGTLSYLNYSKPITRYPGVYKPHLSTISEINSTYRRLNTPKLTFPADISSRHNIKPIKVINTADIDVSVNKYKKYEKKSRLKNVETKNAELEQKESTPKPAIRRDRATVRIKTVHADTVKQEIGAFKTWRDNFEPNELVDEVKTRKKTKGEILKEKFLIRSRSKENVPLEIEVSKKNPIKKTSSFRDICTAITSENITDDLNPGQPVEVQRRQSKQLTSENLLKDIRRVSIEFTDEDFSLLNKILSTREEDDIPEESFKTKNLINDDNNIDIIEEADDNIEVNDETEVCLNKLVTGNDNNIFNENKNSKTAVVDDNNIIIDNTSGSTRKNIKLFKSRSEDSVSKVKLSKKNKFNEKSSLKCVPNLNKESKKDNFKDKTDISKPLPSEDVINNTEKELMAEKNDKINVLKSKIDITNVEIQEIKFKSKPIITSSVEDIKTPKKTLIAIVDNVEVQKTPAKIEKKLKFNVTVDIDENNKKIKNNENLQRASVKKGKLIHPVTKKYLENVFIQKIDNKQTCKNMKELKPVVETKSIPEYSKNEQIDIEKAKTNEENTKKSIKITSKRSLLNKSVKEDPDLMVFVPPPEEERQPETTEEKKDVFVPLQSNRLTQWMHPWVKPEQFDECPVEIFARPKVIRGRHYPRPRKRNSNGVSHIPVNSIDSNSSDSDDSSTEDTSASLRSNDSGFGSTVPEKINVLQPETITDKLDTSDNQSNIFVPPVDGKIIPPATTLPRFKKYCVEDFDFLKVIGKGSFGKVLLSKLKGTDYYYAVKCLKKDVIIEDDDVECTLIERKVLALGTKHPFLCHLLCTLQTESHLFFVMEYLNGGDLMFHITTRGSFPEDEARFYSAEIISGLQFLHSKGIIYRDLKLDNVLLDFDGHARLADFGMCQLQIFLDRMAESFCGTPDYMAPEIIKGQHYNQAVDWWSFGVLLYELFLGQSPFSGCDEDELFWSICNEKPVFPKHLSTYAIDLLTLLMEKDHTKRLGTRFSPHGSIRDHDFYKKLDWQALEARQIEPPFKPNVCHPLDTQYFDTNFTKETVKLSPTEVQKLQSIDQSQFQGFSYTNPNATDR; encoded by the exons atgcctAATTATTCCGAACTGTACAGTTTGCCAAGTGTTAGTGCTCTGAGTTTACCTCATTACGGCAGCGGAACGttaagttatttaaattattcaaaacctATAACTCGATATCCGGGCGTTTATAAACCGCACCTTTCGACAATATCCGAAATTAATTCTACCTACAGAAGATTGAATACACCGAAATTGACATTTCCCGCCGATATTTCTTCGCGCCACAACATCAAACCGATCAAGGTCATTAACACCGCCGATATAGACGTATCGGTGAATAAATATAAGAAGTACGAGAAAAAATCTCGTTTGAAAAACGTCGAAACGAAAAATGCGGAACTAGAACAAAAAGAATCGACGCCGAAACCGGCGATTAGAAGAGACAGAGCCACAGTTAGGATAAAAACAGTTCACGCAGATACTGTGAAACAGGAAATCGGCGCGTTCAAAACTTGGCGGGATAATTTCGAACCCAACGAATTAGTGGACGAAGTTAAAACGAGGAAAAAAACCAAAGGGGAAATActgaaagagaaatttttgattCGCAGCAGAAGCAAGGAAAATGTACCTTTAGAAATTGAGGTTAGTAAGAAAAATCCGATAAAAAAAACGTCCAGTTTTCGGGATATATGTACAGCTATAACGTCGGAAAATATTACGGACGATCTTAATCCTGGTCAACCGGTCGAGGTGCAGAGAAGACAAAGTAAACAGCTGACtagtgaaaatttattgaaagatatTAGGAGGGTGTCGATTGAATTTACCGATGAGGATTTtagtttattgaataaaattttatcgacTCGAGAAGAAGATGACATACCAGAAGAAtcgtttaaaacaaaaaatttaataaatgatgataataatatcGATATAATTGAAGAAGCAGATGATAATATTGAAGTTAATGACGAAACTGAggtttgtttaaataaattagttacaggtaatgataataatatttttaatgaaaataaaaatagtaaaacagCTGTTGttgatgataataatattataattgataataCGAGTGGTAGCACTcggaaaaatatcaaattatttaaaagtagaTCAGAAGATTCTGTTTCTAAAGTTAAATTAAGTAAAAAGAATAAGTTTAATGAAAAATCTTCGTTAAAATGTGTACCTAACCTCAATAAGGAATCGAAGAAGGATAATTTTAAGGATAAAACTGACATTTCGAAACCACTTCCATCCGAAGACGttataaataatacagaaaaaGAATTAATGGCcgaaaaaaacgataaaattaatgttttaaaatcaaaaatagatattactaATGTAGAAATACaagaaatcaaatttaaatcGAAACCGATAATAACGTCTAGCGTGGAAGACATAAAAACACCCAAAAAAACTTTAATCGCCATAGTAGACAATGTCGAGGTACAAAAAACGCCGGCTAAGATCGAAAAGAAACTCAAGTTCAACGTAACGGTCGATATCGacgaaaacaacaaaaaaataaaaaataatgagaatttaCAAAGAGCCAGCGTTAAAAAAGGTAAATTAATTCAtcctgtaacaaaaaaatatctagaaaacgtttttatacaaaaaatagataataaacaaacgtgtaaaaatatgaaagaattaaAACCAGTAGTAGAAACAAAATCTATACCTGAATATAGTAAAAACGAACAAATAGACATCGAAAAAGCTAAAACAAACgaagaaaatactaaaaaatctatcaaaataacATCTAAACGTTCCCTATTAAATAAATCAGTTAAAGAAGATCCCGATTTGATGGTGTTCGTTCCGCCGCCCGAAGAAGAACGACAACCGGAAACTACCGAAGAAAAGAAAGACGTCTTTGTACCTCTTCAGTCGAATCGATTGACGCAGTGGATGCATCCGTGGGTGAAACCTGAGCAATTCGACGAATGTCCCGTTGAAATTTTCGCCAGACCGAAAGTTATTCGCGGTAGGCATTATCCCAGACCGCGTAAACGAAATAGCAATGGAGTTTCACATATACCGGTAAATTCCATCGATAGTAATTCGAGTGATAGTGATGATAGTTCGACTGAAGATACGAGCGCTAGTCTACGATCTAATGATTCGGGTTTTGGTTCGACTGTTCCGGAAAAAATTAACG TTCTGCAACCGGAAACCATAACCGACAAACTTGACACTTCTGataatcaatcaaatatatttgtacCACCAGTCGATGGGAAAATCATCCCCCCAGCAACAACTTTACCCAGATTTAAGAAGTATTGCGTGGAGGATTTTGATTTTCTCAAAGTTATCGGAAAAGGTAGTTTTGGCAAA gtattgttatcaaaattgaaaggaACAGATTATTACTATGCGGTGAAATGTCTTAAAAAAGATGTTATTATAGAAGATGACGACGTTGAATGTACGCTTATCGAACGCAAAGTTCTAGCATTAGGAACGAAACATCCGTTTTTATGTCATTTACTATGTACACTGCAAACGGAA tcacatttattttttgttatggaATATTTGAATGGTGGAGATTTGATGTTCCATATAACGACACGGGGTAGTTTCCCCGAAGACGAAGCTCGTTTTTATTCCGCAGAAATAATATCTGGTTTACAATTTCTTCATAGTAAAGGGATAATATACAG GGATTTGAAATTAGATAATGTTTTATTGGATTTTGATGGTCACGCTCGTTTAGCTGACTTCGGTATGTgtcaattacaaatatttttagacAGAATGGCGGAATCGTTTTGTGGTACACCTGACTACATGGCACCAGAG ataatCAAAGGTCAGCATTATAACCAAGCGGTGGATTGGTGGTCGTTCGGTGTGCTCTTGTATGAATTATTCCTAGGTCAATCACCTTTCAGTGGTTGTGACGAAGATGAACTATTTTGGTCCATCTGTAATGAAAAACCAGTTTTTCCTAAACACCTTTCCACTTACGCCATTGATTTATTAACATTG TTGATGGAAAAAGATCATACAAAACGGTTGGGTACTAGATTTTCACCACATGGTTCAATACGAGAtcacgatttttataaaaaattagattgGCAAGCTTTAGAAGCTCGACAAATAGAGCCTCCTTTTAAACCAAACGTG TGTCATCCACTTGATACGCAGTATTTCGATACAAATTTCACAAAGGAGACTGTCAAATTGTCCCCAACAGAAGTTCAAAAATTACAGAGTATAGATCAATCTCAATTCCAAGGATTTAGCTATACCAACCCTAATGCGACCgatagataa
- the LOC130449471 gene encoding sideroflexin-1 gives MGLNDEKNRINIDEPRYDQNTYIGRAKHFFITTNPLNVFASNKKLEEAKCIVEKYRRKEPLPDDLTEDKLWRAKNLYDSAFHPDTGEKMFVLGRMSAQVPSNMVITGGMITFYRSTPAVVFWQWLNQSFNALVNYSNRSGDIVQTDQQLITSYLCATGGAVGTALGLNSLTKSMPSIIGRMVPFAAVAAANCINIPMMRAQELKQGTPVYDEQNNKLGYSRAAATSGIAQVVFSRICMALPGMVFTPIVMNSLERKGFLRRYPWMNLPISVGFLGLCLTFATPLACAFFKQKASIAFTSLETELQEEIKSKYKDVPTYVFYNKGL, from the exons ATGGGATTAAACGacgaaaaaaatagaataaatattgaTGAACCTAGATACGACCAAAATACTTATATAGGAAGAGCCAAACATTTCTTTATCACGACAAATCCTCTAAATGTATTCGCTTCCaataaaaaactagaagaagCCAAATGTATAGTTGAGAAATACAG gCGTAAAGAGCCGCTACCGGATGATTTAACAGAAGATAAATTATGGAGAGCGAAAAATTTATACGATTCAGCTTTTCATCCAGATACGGGTGAAAAAATGTTCGTTTTGGGTAGGATGTCGGCGCAGGTACCTTCCAACATGGTAATCACGGGAGGTATGATTACTTTTTATAGGAGCACACCTGCCGTAGTATTTTGGCAATGGCTGAATCAATCTTTTAACGCATTAGTCAATTATAGCAATCGAAGCGGAGACATCGTACAAACTGATCA ACAACTAATAACCTCATATTTATGCGCTACGGGAGGTGCAGTGGGGACGGCATTGGGTTTAAATAGTTTAACAAAG tcAATGCCGTCTATAATAGGACGAATGGTTCCATTTGCGGCTGTAGCAGCTGCGAACTGCATTAATATTCCTATGATGAGAGCACA GGAACTTAAGCAAGGAACCCCAGTGTACGAtgaacaaaataacaaattagGGTATTCTAGGGCAGCAGCTACGAGTGGTATAGCTCAAGTAGTATTTAGTCGAATTTGCATGGCGTTACCGGGGATGG tGTTCACTCCAATAGTTATGAACTCTCTAGAACGAAAAGGATTTCTTCGGCGATATCCTTGGATGAATTTACCTATTTCCGTTGGATTTTTAGGTCTTTGTTTGACTTTTGCGACCCCATTAGCCTGCGCATTTTTCAAACAGAAGGCTTCGATTGCATTTACGAGTTTGGAGACTGAATTACAG GAAGAGATTAAATCGAAATATAAAGATGTTCCCACTTACGTGTTCTACAATAAAGGATTGTAA
- the LOC130449470 gene encoding SH3 domain-containing kinase-binding protein 1-like, with translation MNEVIVEYDYIAKESDELTIKKGDIIKDVIKKTGGWWEGVLNNKKGMFPDNFVRSLDKDSVVLRNSKDVSRIRQCRVVFSYNQDHEDELNLKVGDIIDIIGEEEEGWWRGVLNGKQGVFPSNFVKEIPFQPNPSNRVSSVNIGNESETKPPKLPSKPTKLLCEATYPYKAQNEDELSFKEGDVITIVNKESQDPGWWQGELNGKIGFFPDNFVVLISNNDSKNNSKEERKSVTKAFAETGAIKSVSVASQRKSLEQKTEKKDTDGSTLNKTPPIPSKKPTVSIKKSPSGSGAGILSEIKKKIVDAVDGTTGSKIIQKEQSDYENAFDQVERRSLLSDVRATRVKAPGRRPPTTAAYKDDQPTISNGNAETEIQEHIGDSEVKPRLREWEKHKAPWLEEMKQNQVKRTMTCIETEEEIKQTEKEVNIFQVEQSKPVSPPNTKFKIPQESEKHIRHSISHVPKDIPVSASQSVIIPKEGASPKLSPVKLGTSKSPVSQVDILQRLEILEETVQKQQQLIEDLRNRLQIEIEMRSFLQDKLMQNVQV, from the exons ATGA ATGAGGTAATAGTAGAATATGATTATATTGCTAAAGAATCTGACGAGCTGACAATAAAAAAAGGTGACATCATTAAAGATGTAATAAAGAAAACAGGTGGATGGTGGGAAGGtgtgttaaataataaaaaaggcaTGTTTCCCGATAATTTTGTACGATCTTTGGATAAGGATTCCGTCGTATTAAGAAATAGTAAAGATGTTTCGAGAATAAGGCAATGTAGAGTCGTGTTTTCTTATAATCAAGATCACGAAGATGAATTAAACTTGAAG GTTGGCGATATTATCGATATAattggagaagaagaagaaggttgGTGGAGAGGTGTCTTGAATGGAAAACAAGGAGTCTTCCCAtcaaattttgtgaaagaaaTTCCTTTCCAGCCTAATCCTTCGAATAGAGTATCGTCAGTAAATATAGGAAATGAGAGTGAGACTAAACCACCTAAACTGCCTTCTAAACCAA CAAAACTATTATGCGAAGCCACTTATCCTTACAAAGCTCAAAACGAAGACGAATTATCTTTCAAAGAAGGTGATGTTATAACAATAGTAAACAAAGAAAGCCAAGATCCAGGTTGGTGGCAAGGAGAATTGAACggaaaaattggattttttccCGATAATTTCGTCGTACTTATCTCCAATAACGATAGTAAAAATAACAGTAAAGAAGAAAGGAAATCTGTAACTAAAGCATTCGCAGAAACAG gtgCCATAAAATCAGTTTCGGTAGCTTCCCAAAGAAAATCGTTAGAACAAAAAACCGAAAAGAAAGATACTGATGGTAGTACACTAAATAAAACTCCCCCAATTCCAAGTAAAAAACCAACGGtgtcaattaaaaaatctcCTTCCGGTTCGGGTGCTGGTATACTTTccgaaatcaaaaagaaaattgtagatgCGGTGGATGGTACAACAGGaagtaaaattatacaaaaagaacAATCGGATTATGAAAACGCTTTTGATCAAGTAGAAAGAAGATCTCTTTTATCTGATGTTAGAGCAACAAGAGTCAAAGCACCTG gTCGTCGTCCTCCAACTACCGCTGCTTATAAAGACGATCAACCTACTATATCAAACGGTAATGCAGAAACTGAAATACAAGAGCATATTGGAGATTCTGAAGTTAAACCTCGTTTACGTGAATGGGAGAAACATAAAGCCCCTTGGTTAGAAGAAATGAAGCAAAATCAAGTGAAAAGAACGATGACTTGTATAGAAACCGAGGAGGAAattaaacaaacagaaaaagaGGTAAATATCTTTCAGGTGGAGCAATCGAAGCCGGTTTCACCTCCGAATACGAAATTTAAAATACCGCAAGAATCCGAGAAGCACATTCGACATTCCATATCTCACGTACCGAAGGACATTCCTGTATCAGCTAGTCAATCTGTAATTATTCCGAAGGAGGGCGCGAGTCCGAAATTGTCACCAGTTAAACTGGGAACGTCGAAGAGTCCCGTTAGTCAAGTCGATATTTTGCAACGTTTGGAAATATTGGAGGAAACAGTGCAAAAACAACAGCAGCTCATAGAGGATTTACGAAACAGGTTGCAGATCGAAATAGAAATGCGAAGCTTTTTACAAGATAAACTTATGCAAAACGTAcaagtttaa